A section of the Tachysurus fulvidraco isolate hzauxx_2018 chromosome 7, HZAU_PFXX_2.0, whole genome shotgun sequence genome encodes:
- the setdb1a gene encoding histone-lysine N-methyltransferase SETDB1-A isoform X2, producing the protein MKSEEEDEKMNMTAEELQHWVRSQVEKNEQLVQRRAQLEQVEDWVKQKEREATYTQLLYNNACESVLECESVMKGLYGMLGLDYRDTDSEEEGGGKPTENVIQIVDDIDKREDEHDWEEDDEYVVIDLGAGVPETELKEADLSKAIDSSECSGQTLDQNVEMSGAVDPSVKVKPKSSSGIKKKRSTHKSVKTLGSSALTTAPSPGDLSAQLMPQKETRSVSSGKSVPMSETVKTPTPGTVENISTSTSDTVTLETPAKQNVDTPVQLVTSTPTSTLPVKSVSASKSSKTNSVSQKPASKSKSSKTTPTSDKTGKNSPKSSSQPSSTSMPSSSTVKAIPSEKAKDIPPKQGDNPETKSPTSSPHSGATNSTTSTKPPDAREVSMMPQVTPDTTAPPARAPQDVKLKVNMSVLGWRRTKTWHQGTILGVKSTETGPRYKILFDGGKGKSVLSAHHLACVGPPMLKDLFVGCRVVACYKEDDQSWLHAAVVVEMPERRNRMRFLVFFDNGCPAYLSLPDLHLVCKPLTKMSDDIDDKVWRAEVEEYLQAYPNPIFVVMRVGQDSKVERDGQMELCTVTQVDGSLIQICYKKDEETEWLYKGSNRLEQIQRIKKRMSEQMKDEAVNTAGWIVPQKNTKQHTSISTNTTATSSTPVSTNTVPLKTSNAPNVPSQRGSPVTTTQNTTKIFPGNSISQPRVVLKRVTLPLSLTAMKISTHTEPTVSSSSNTGTKRPPPEEEDSRSLNALLPVVEPRLKYVPHRCCPACLDQMRPPRKDPHRGQNPLLIPLLQGFRRMTARRRLDGKMSFHVFYRAPCGRSMCEMEEIQAFLFESRCDFLFLDMFCLDPFVLVKRAMLPSSMISHPFVFLPDISEGKEVVPVQCVNELNAVSPPPVTYTRHRLPAPGVFINTSLDFMVGCDCTDGCRDRSKCACYQMTIEATSLFTGGPVDVTAGYTHKRLPRYVPTGVYECNSLCRCDPKLCNNRLVQHGLQLRLEVFMTQHKGWGLRCLDDMSKGTFVCVFTGKVVKDEVVNAESAMSGNEYLANLDYIEGVEKLKEGYESEAYCSDKEEESDKKTLVTMTTGALKKHDVFLMESNSSSGEEKEDTTKTKVCEMTEIPETKMPQGKRERQVSDDDLECDDDSVDDEDYKPSDLSDECKRSYTTRRNTKVPEEKEFPNIVQTSAKISEEQTEVTASMAKKMRKEGPGGPKLGFARKSTRAFAIKSSHRRVKPKAEPEKCVQENKRAHGRKCTRSLFNGERACYLIDAKQEGNLARYINHSCNPNLFVQNVFVDTHDLRFPWVAFFTSKRIRAGTELTWDYSYEVGSVEGKVLLCCCGSSECTGRLL; encoded by the exons CCGGTGTTCCCGAAACTGAACTGAAG GAAGCTGATTTGTCAAAAGCCATAGACTCTTCAGAATGTTCTGGACAGACGTTAGATCAGAACGTGGAAATGTCTGGGGCTGTTGACCCTTCAGTCAAAGTCAAACCCAAGTCATCCTCTGGGATCAAGAAAAAGAGATCCACCCACAAAAGTGTAAAGACTTTAGGAAGCTCTGCACTAACTACTGCTCCATCTCCTGGTGATTTGTCTGCTCAGTTAATGCCCCAAAAGGAAACTCGTTCTGTTTCATCAGGCAAATCGGTCCCCATGAGTGAGACTGTTAAAACCCCTACACCGGGCACCGTTGAAAACATATCCACATCCACGAGCGATACAGTTACACTTGAAACCCCTGCAAAACAGAATGTTGACACTCCAGTGCAACTTGTAACATCTACTCCAACATCAACACTCCCGGTGAAATCTGTTTCTGCTTCCAAATCTTCAAAAACAAACTCCGTCAGCCAAAAACCTGCCTCTAAGAGCAAGAGTTCCAAAACAACTCCAACTTCAGACAAGACTGGAAAAAACAGTCCCAAATCCAGCAGCCAACCTTCAAGCACTTCAATGCCATCTAGTAGCACAGTTAAAGCCATACCTTCTGAAAAAGCTAAAGATATCCCCCCTAAACAAGGAGACAATCCTGAGACTAAATCACCTACCTCCAGCCCTCACTCCGGTGCCACAAACAGCACAACTTCTACCAAGCCACCAGATGCTAGAGAAG TCTCCATGATGCCACAGGTCACACCAGACACGACTGCGCCGCCTGCTCGTGCTCCGCAAGACGTGAAGCTGAAGGTCAACATGAGCGTTCTCGGATGGCGGAGGACCAAAACATGGCACCAAGGCACGATTTTAGGCGTCAAATCAACTG AGACCGGTCCTAGGTATAAGATCCTGTTTGATGGAGGTAAAGGCAAGAGTGTTTTATCTGCTCATCACCTCGCGTGTGTTGGCCCTCCTATGCTGAAGGATCTCTTTGTGGGGTGTCGAGTCGTTGCCTGCTACAAAGAAGATGACCAGTCTTGGCTTCATGCTGCCGTAGTGGTCGAGATGCCAGAACGCAGGAATCGGATGAG GTTCCTGGTGTTCTTTGACAACGGATGTCCAGCCTACCTCAGCCTGCCAGACCTCCACCTGGTCTGTAAGCCAT TGACGAAAATGTCAGACGACATAGATGACAAAGTGTGGCGTGCGGAGGTGGAGGAATATCTACAGGCGTATCCAAACCCCATCTTTGTGGTGATGCGGGTGGGGCAGGATAGTAAGGTGGAACGTGATGGGCAGATGGAGCTCTGCACCGTCACTCAGGTGGATGGGAGCTTGATCCAGATTTGTTACAAG AAAGATGAGGAGACAGAGTGGCTGTACAAGGGCTCGAATCGACTGGAGCAAATCCAAAGGATTAAGAAGCGAATGTCTGAGCAGATGAAGGACGAGGCTGtaaatacag CTGGATGGATTGTACCTCAGAAGAACACTAAACAACACACCAGCATCAGCACCAACACTACTGCTACCTCCTCAACACCAGTTTCTACAAACACTGTACCCTTAAAAACCTCAAATGCTCCAAATGTTCCTTCCCAGAGAGGTTCCCCGGTCACGACAACACAAAATACGACAAAGATATTTCCGGGTAACTCGATCTCGCAGCCCAGAGTCGTCCTGAAGAGAGTTACTTTGCCTTTATCGCTGACTGCTATGAAAATCAGCACACACACCGAGCCCACAGTGAGCAGTTCATCTAACACAGG AACTAAACGCCCCCCTCCTGAAGAGGAAGACAGCAGATCACTGAACGCTCTTCTCCCGGTTGTTGAGCCCCGGTTAAAGTATGTACCTCATCGCTGCTGCCCGGCTTGTCTGGATCAAATGAGGCCGCCGCGGAAGGATCCACACCGTGGCCAGAATCCGCTGCTCATCCCGCTGCTCCAGGGGTTTCGGCGCATGACCGCAAGAAGGCGTCTAGATGGGAAG ATGTCTTTTCACGTCTTCTATCGTGCTCCTTGTGGGCGGAGCATGTGTGAGATGGAAGAGATTCAGGCCTTCCTGTTTGAGTCACGCTGTGATTTCCTCTTCCTGGACATGTTCTGCTTGGACCCATTTGTCTTGGTGAAAAGGGCCATGCTCCCATCCTCCATGATCAGCCATCCCTTTGTGTTCCTGCCAGACATTTCAGAAGGAAAGGAGGTGGTGCCTGTGCAGTGCGTTAACGAGCTTAACGCTGTCTCTCCACCTCCTGTGACCTACACCAGACACAGGCTGCCTGCTCCTGGTGTCTTTATCAACACCAGCCTTGACTTCATGGTGGGATGTGACTGTACCGATGGCTGCCGAGACAG GTCAAAGTGCGCGTGTTACCAGATGACAATTGAGGCCACGTCGTTGTTCACCGGCGGCCCTGTGGACGTCACTGCCGGATACACGCACAAGCGATTGCCCAGATACGTGCCCACTGG GGTTTATGAGTGTAACTCTCTGTGTCGCTGTGATCCGAAGCTGTGTAATAACAGGCTGGTACAACACGGGCTTCAGCTTCGTCTGGAGGTTTTCATGACTCAACACAAAGGCTGGGGTCTGCGCTGCCTGGACGATATGTCCAAGGGgacattcgtgtgtgtgttcacag GTAAAGTAGTCAAGGATGAGGTGGTGAACGCAGAAAGTGCCATGTCTGGCAACGAGTACTTGGCAAACCTGGACTACATTGAAGGAGTGGAGAAACTGAAGGAGGGCTATGAAAGTGAAGCTTACTGCTCCGACAAGGAGGAAGAGAGTGACAAGAAGACTCTCGTAACTATGACGACGGGAGCGTTAAAGAAACATGATGTGTTTCTGATGGAATCAAATTCTAGCAGTGGTGaag AAAAGGAAGacacaaccaaaacaaaagTCTGTGAAATGACTGAAATCCCCGAAACCAAAATGCCacaaggaaaaagagagagacaagtgAGTGATGATGATTTAGAATGCGACGATGATTCTGTAGACGATGAGGATTATAAACCCAGCGACTTGAGCGATGAGTGTAAGAGGAGCTACACCACACGCAGAAATACCAAGGTCCCAGAAG AAAAAGAATTTCCTAACATTGTCCAGACATCTGCTAAAATCTCAGAGGAGCAAACGGAGGTGACCGCATCCATGGCCAAGAAGATGAGAAAAGAGG GTCCCGGAGGCCCTAAGTTGGGATTTGCCAGGAAATCAACACGTGCCTTTGCCATCAAGTCCAGTCACAGGAGAGTGAAGCCAAAAGCAGAGCCTGAGAAATGTgtgcaagaaaataaaagggCACACGGCAGGAAGTGCACACGCAGTCTGTTTAATGGGGAAAGGGCGTGTTATCTCATCGACGCCAAGCAGGAGGGAAACCTGGCACGATACATTAAC CATAGCTGCAATCCTAATCTGTTTGTCCAAAACGTATTTGTGGACACACATGACCTCCGCTTCCCCTGGGTTGCATTCTTCACCAGCAA gcgtATTAGAGCTGGAACAGAGCTGACGTGGGATTACAGTTATGAAGTGGGCAGTGTGGAGGGAAAGGTGCTGCTCTGCTGCTGCGGCTCGTCTGAATGCACCGGCCGCTTACTTTGA